CAGTCTCACCCGATCGCGCCGTTTTCGCGCAGGCGCTCGAAGTCGGCTTGGTCCATGCCCAGCAATTCGCGGTAGACGTAGTCGTCGTGCTCGCCGAGCAGGGGCGCGCCGCGGGTGAGTTCGGCTTCGTCGGGCTCGATGCGCCAGGAGGGGCCGATGACCGGGCGCATGTCGCCGTTGCCGCAGGTGACCATGCGGTAGGTGCCGTCCGACCAGAAGCGGTCCTCGGCCATGAGGTCGAGCGTTGAATTGGCGCGCGCGGCGCACAGGCCTGCGGCGCGCAGGGTCTCGGCAAGGGTGGCCGCATCGTGGGCCGCACTGGCGCGCGCGATGGCGGTGTCGAGTTCGCTGCGGTTGGCAAGGCGCGCGGCATGCGTCGCGAAGCGCGGATCGGCGGACAGATCGCCGCCGAGCGTGCGTGCGAGAGCCTGCCACTGGGCATCGCCCTCGCAGGCAATCGCGATCCATCCGCACTCGCTTGCCGGGTAGAAGCCGTGGGGGGCGAGCTCGGCATGGGCATTGCCGGCGTGGCGGGGCATCTCGCCGGTCAGGCCGCAGGCAAAGAGACTGTCGCCGACGAGGCCCGAGATCGCCTCGACCGCCGAGAGATCGACCTGTTGTCCCTCGCCGGTCGCCTCGCGGTGGTGCAGCGCGGCGATCGCGCCGAGCGCGGCGGCGGCGCCCGCGGTGGTGTCGCCGTAGCGGATGTTCATGCCGCGCGGCACCGCGCCCTCGTGGCCGACCAGTCCGGTCAGCCCGCCGATGGCGGCGAAGCTGGGAGCATAGCCGGTCTGGTAGCCGAGCGGCCCCTCGCATCCGTACATCTTGATCGAGACGTGGATCACGTCGGGCCGGATCGCCTGCATTTCGGCGAAGGAAAGCCCGAGCTTGTCGAGCGCACCCGGGCGCAGGTTGTCGAGCACCACGTCGCTGACCGCGATCATGCGGCGCAGCTGCGCGATCCCGTCGGCGCTCTTGAGGTTGACGCGCACGCTCAGCGCCTCGGTGTTCTGGCTGAGGAAATAGGGGGCGTGCTCGATGTCGACGCCGCCATAGGCGCGCATCTCGTCGAGCGCGGTCATGCTCTCGACCTTGATCACCTCGGCGCCGAGCTGGGCGAGCAGCTTGGCGGCGTAGGGCCCGGCCCAGACCTTGGCGATTGCGAGCACGCGGATGCCGGCAAGCGGTCCGCCCCGGTTGCGCGCGCTCATGGTGTGACCTCGGGCATGACCCCGGGGATGATCTCGCCGCGGTCGGCATCGGGTGCGGGGGCAGCGCGCGAAAGGCGCACCGGCGAGGCGGTCATGCGATAGGGCACGCCGGGGTAGAGCTGCGTGCCCAGCGTGGGGTCGGTCAGCGACTGGAAGTAGCCGCGATGACGGTACTGCGCGTTCTCGAACAAGTCCCTGGCGGTATTGACCGGCACCAGCGGCACACCGAGTTTCTGCGCCTGCTCGCTGACCGGATTGCGCTGTTGCCCCGCAATCCACGCGCGAAAGGCTTCGCGAAAGCGGGCGACGCGCTCGGGCGTGCAGTGGAATTCGAGCCAGTCATCGGGGAATTCGGCGCACCAGGCAGGCTCGTCCATCAGCGAGCGCAGACCCGCCCAGTGCGCGCGGGTCATCATGACGAGGTGCACGTGCCCGTCGGCGCAGGCGAAGACGTCGCCCGGCCCGCCCATGTCGTAGCGGCGGCGCGAGTGGCCCGGTTCGTCGTCGCCTGCGAGCACGCGGCCCATGACCACGTCGGCGCGGCTGAGCTGGACGGCGACTTCGGAAATGGCGATGGACTGGCCTGCGCTTGCGGGATCGGCACAGCGGCGCTTGCGCAGCAGGGCTGCGGCAGTGGCGATGGCGGCATCGAGCCCGGTGTCGTAATCGGGCATGAAGCGTCCCGCGCCCATCAGCGGCGGGTCCTGCGGGCGGCTCTCGCTCGGCGTGTGCCATGCCCAGCCGCCAGTTGCGGCGATGGCGATGGGCTTGGCATGCGCCCACTCGGGTGGAGTATCGGCGCCGAGCGGCGCGATATGGCAATGGACGAGGCCGGGATGGGCCCCGCGCAATGTCTCAGGGTCAAGGCCCAGCGCTGCCGCACCGGCAGTGTCGCGATCGTCGATCAGGGCATCGGCGCGCGCCAGCAGGGCCTGGAGCGCGCTGCGTCCGGCATCGCTGGCGAGATCGAGCACGACCGACTTCTTGCCGGTGTTGCAATAGGCAAAGAGCGTGCTCTCGCCCGCGACGTGGGGGCCGAAGCGGCGGGTGGGCGATCCGCCCGGTCGCTCCACCTTGATCACCTGCGCGCCGAAATCGGCGAGCAGTCGCCCGGTCCATTCGCCGCAGACCCGCTCGGCGGTCTCGATAACGGTGAGGCCCGAAAGTGCCGTCATCGCGCATGTCCCTGCATCATGTCTCCTGTCCCGGCCACCTTGCGCCCGTCAGCGCTGCAGGTCTTCCAGCTTCGCGGAGAAGGGCGCGCCCGCCATGTAGCTGTCGACCGTCATCTCGAAGTGGCGGATGCGGATCTCCTGGTAGTTGGCAAGGGTGATGCCCGACTTGGCGCTGGCCTCGAGCCCTTCCTGCTGGGCGAAGAGATTGTCGGTGTCCTGGTCGAGGATGCGTCCGAAGCCCGGGTCCATGCCCTCGGCCTCGGCGAAGGACTGGCGGTCCTCGAGCACCTGCACCGGCGCGGTCTCGAAACTGCCGCTGCGCGGCTTGGGGCGCATGAACATGACTTCGTAGATGGTGCGGCGATGGTCGCGCGCATCGGGGCGGAAGCGATAGATCATCGGCAGCGAGATGCCCGGGAAGAGGAACAGGTTGGGGAAGAAGGTATAGCTGTAGGTGTCGAGCAGCTCGGTGTCCGAGACATGGCTGAGGTCGGTGTCGCTCGCTCTTTCGAACATGGCGCGGAACATGTCGGCCATGACCTGCCGCGCGCGCTCGCCCTCCTTGAGTTCGGGGCGCGAGCCGCCCAGTGCGGAACTGTCACCCAGCGTGAAGTTCTCGATGATGTCGGCTTCGGAATAGCGGTCGCGCAGCTTGGGGCTGACCACGCCGAGCGTCGAGATGAAGCGGTCGACGTGCGCGTCGTAGACATCGTACTGCGAGTTCACGTCGCCGTTCGCCGGGGCCACCTGCGGATGCGTGTCGCCCACGTGGTAGGCCTCCATGAAAGCCTCCATCGTCAGCTTCCAGTTGGCCGGGTAGCTCTTCTGGACGTGCAGGTAGATGTAGCGGTCTTCCAGCTTCCATGCCTTGAGGTGCGAGAGCGCGGTCTCGCCGAGGTAGTCGGCAAGCGAGGGCGCTTGCGGGTCCATGTTGACCCACACGAAGCCGCCGAGCCGCTCGACCCGCGCCTGCGGCAGGCACATCTTGCGATCGTCGAGGTGCGCGAAGTCCCAGTTCTCCGGAATCTCGGCGAGGCTGCCGTCGAGGTTCCAGCTCCAGCCGTGGAACGGGCACTTGATCGAGGGCGAGTAGCCTTCGGAGGCCGAGGGCTTGAGCTTGGTACCGCGATGCAGGCAGGCGTTGTAGTGCGCCTTGATCTCGTCCTCGTCGCTGCGCACGACGATGAAGCTGTAGGGGCCGATGTCGTAGACGTAGTAGTCGCCGATTTCGGGAATGTGGTCCTCGCGGCAGGCCATCTGCCAGGTGCGCGGCCAGAGCCGGTCGAACTCGCCCTTCGCGAAGTCGGCGCTGGTGTAGCGCTCCTTCGAGACGTCCTCGCTGCCGAGATAGCGGTAGCTCTCGTCGCGCGCCCATGCGGGCGCTGCATTGCGGTCGCGCGCGATGATTTCCTGCGTGCTCTCGGCGGGATGGCGCGCCGCGCCCGGTTCCAGCTTGCCTGTCTCGACGTTCATGGCTGCCTCTCGTGTCGTTTGGTTCAGATGCCGGCAGGGGCCGGCTTGCGCGCGGCGCCGGTGCCGGCGAGGGTGTCGTCAGCGGAAGGGAGCGCGTCCTTGCAGACCGCCCCGTCCTTGATGACGAGCGCGATGTTGGCGGGTCCGGCGAGCACGCGCGGGTCCTCGAGCGGGTTGCCGTCGACGAGGATCAGGTCGGCGAGCTTGCCGGGTGCGAGCGTGCCGAGCGAGCCGTCGCCCATCATCGCGAGACCGCCGTTGGCCGTGGCGCAGACCAGCGCCTCTTCGGGCGAATAGCCGTAGTAGTCGATGAAGAACTCGATATCGCGCGCCTGCGTGCCCTGCGGGCTCCAGCCGAAACCGTAGTCGCCGCCGATGAGGTGGCGGATGCCGCGCTTGCGCAGCTCGGTATGGGTGCGGCAGCTGTTCTCGAGCAGCTCGGGGATGTTCATGTAGCCCCCGACTTCGGCCGAGAGCCCGTGGGCTGCGGCCTCGCCCGCCATGATCTGGTGGAACAGGCCGACGGTGGGGACGATGAACATGCGATCCTTCGCCTCCTCCATCATGTCGAACAGTTCCTCGTCGGCATATTCGCAGTGGAACAATGCATCGACGCCTGCGCGCAGGCAGTGCTTGGAACCCTCGATCGAGCGGGTATGCGCATTGATGCGCCGCCCGTAGGCATGCGCGGTTTCGACTGCGACGCGCACTTCCTCGAAGGTCATCGGCGTGGTGTGACCGGGCGTGCCGGGGTAGAAGGGGTCGCCCGAGACATCGAGCTTGATGTTGTCGACGCCCTCGCGGCAGTGCAGCCGCACCATGCGGCGCATCGCCTCGGCCCCGTCGACGATCGAGGAGGGCCCGATGCGCGGATCGTGCTCGCGCGCCTCGTCGCCGATGGAGCCGGTGACGCTGATCTCCAGACCACCGGCACGGATGCGCGGACCGGGCAGGCGCCCGGCGTTGACCTCGTCGCGGACCGCGACGGCAAGGCGCAGCTTGGCCTCGGAAGCGCCATAGGCGCTGGTGAAACCTGCCTCGATCAGGGCCTTCGCGCCGCGCGCGGCGGTGAAGACCTGTGCCTCGGGGCTGGGCTTGATGAGGTCCTCGGTGGCGGTGACGTTCTCGAACGAGAGATGGGCATGGCCCTCGACCATGCCGGGCATCGCGAAGCGGCCCGCCGCGTCGATGACGTGCTCGCCTGCTTGCGGCTCGAGCGCGCCTGTCGCGACGATCCGGTTACCCTCGATCGCGATATCGCCCGGGCGCGGTGCGCTGCCGGTACCGTCGAACACCAGGGCATTGGCGATGCGTGTGCGATTCATCTGCAAACCTCTCGTGTGCAGGCCTTTTCGCGGCCTGTCCGCCAGTTTCATACGCCTGCGCGGACCGGGCCTGAATGACTGGAGGGGCAGCGGCGATGGTCCCAGCAAGCCGATCGCCGGGGCGCTCATGCCGCCACGGGCAAGCCAGGCCTCTTTATCGGCAAGCGCGAATGGGCTTAGGGTCGGGGCAAGACAAGAACCGGGAGTGGACAGGCGCATGGGCGCTATCAGCATCACCATGATCGACGGCGAGGGACGCGAAGTCACCATCGCGGATGCGAGCGAAGGCGAGAGCCTGATGGAAGCGGCGCGCCGCAACGGGGTCTCGGGGATCATCGCCGAGTGCGGCGGGGCCTGCTCGTGCGCGACCTGCCACGTCTACGTCGATCCCGACTGGTTCGACGTGGTCGGCGAGCCCGACGAGGTGGAGGAGGACATGCTCGACATGGTCGACGACATCCGCCGCCCGACCAGCCGCCTTTCGTGCCAGATCGCGCTGACCCGCGCGCTCGACGGGCTCAGCGTCGAGGTCGCGCCCGAACTGTGAGTGCGCCAGCGGTGCCGGAAAAAGCGAGAGAGGACGTGACGATGGATCTTGCAGCCAGTGCCGATCAAGCCGCCGAGCAGCGGCGCCTGATCGAGGAGAAGACCCTGCTCGACCCGGTCGTGCACAAGCAGCCGCGCCGCTTCTACGCGGCGATGCGCCAGCTCGATCCGGTGCACTACGACAAGGCCTTGGACATGTACCTGGTCTCGCGCTGGGAGGACATCCAGACGATCCAGCGCGATCCGCTGACCTTCTCGGTCAACAAGGGCTACCATACCCAGCAGGCCAAGGGCTTCGCCGAGGAATTCCAGCAGATCCTGCGCGAGCAGGGCGGCGGCTACTTCCCCGACGCGATCATGTCGGACCCGCCCTATCACACGCGCGTGCGCAAGCTGATGGAAAGCGCCTTCACCGGCCACCGCGTCAAGGAACTCGAGCCGCGTATCGAGAAGGTGGTCGAGGACCTCGTCGACGAGATCCTTGCGAAGGCGGGCGAAGGCGAGGGGGACGGCGTGCGCGGCACGATGGACGCGGTCACCGATTTCGCGCAGCCGCTCACCATCCGCATCATCTGCGAGCAGCTCGGCCTCGACTGGTCGATCAAGGAGAAGATCGCGCGCTGGTCGACTGCGGTCACCGCCCAGATCGGGCGCATGCAGGACCGCGAGGAAATGCTCGGCCACGCCGCCCAGATCTGCGAGCTGCAGCAATACCTGATCGCGCGCATGCGCGAGCGCGAGGCCGATCCGCGCGAGGACATGATCTCCGACATCGTCCACGCCAAGGAAGGGGAGGGCGAAGGCTCGGTGCTGACCTTCGAAGAAGCGGTCTCGCTGATCCGCGCGCTGCTCATCGCCGGTAACGAGACGACCGCCACCGCGCTTTCCAACCTGGTCTTCATTCTCGCCACCGAGCCCGAGGTCGCCGCCAAGCTGAAGGCCGCGGTCGACGACGACCGGCTGATGAACCGCTTCGTCGAGGAACTGCTGCGCATCGAACCGCCGGTGCGCGGGCTCAGCCGGATGACCACGCGCGAGGTGGAACTGGGCGGCAAGGTCCTGCCCGAAGGGTCGCACCTCCTGCTGATGTATGCCTCGGCCAACGACGAGCCCGAGATCTTCGAGAACCCGCGGCAATTCGACATGGAGCGCAAGAACATCATGAAGCACGTCAGCTTCGGCGGCGGCGTGCACAAGTGCGTGGGCCTCGCGCTCGCGCGCATGGAGATCAAGGTCGCCGCGCGTGCGATCGTGCGGCGCATGGACGATTTCCGCCTCGAGATCGCCGAGGAGGACATCCGCTTCCTGCCCACCGTCGCGACGCGCTCGATGGAGAGCCTGCCGGTCAGCTTCCGGAAACGTGCCTGACATGGCAGGGGAACTGGCAGGCAAGGTCGCCGTGGTCACCGGCGGCTCGGGCGGCATCGGCAAGGCGAGCGCGCAGCTCTTCGCCGCCGAGGGCGCGCAGGTGGTGGTAGCCGACGTCGACGAGGCGGCGGGCGAGGCGCTCGCCCGCGAGCTGGGCGGCGATGCGCTGTTCTGCCGCACCGACGTTTCCAGCCGCGAGGATGTCGAGCGGCTCGTCGCGACGGCGCTCGGGCGCTTCGGGCGGCTCGACGTCATGTTCAACAATGCCGGGATTGCCTGCGCGGCCTTTCCCGATTTCCTCGACGACACGCTCGAGGACTTCGAGCGGGTGGTGGGGGTCAACCTCTTCGGGCCGATGATCGGGACGCAGCTCGCCGCGCGCGCGATGCGTGACAAGGGCATCGCCGGGGTGATCCTGAACAATGCCTCGATTGCGGGGATCCTCGCCGGGCAGGCGATGATGACCTACCGCGCGACCAAGGCGGGGCTCGTCCATTTCAGCAAGTCGGCGGCGATCGACCTTGCCCGCCACGGCATCCGGGTGAACTGCCTGGTGCCCGGTCATATCCGCACGCCGCTTTCCTCGTTCGAGGATGGCTCGGCGCCCGATACCGCGCGCGCGCTGACCAGCGCCATCGACGCGATCTACCTCTCGAACCAGCCGCTCAAGCGGCGCGGGGTGCCCCAAGACGTGGCGCAGGCGGCGCTGTTCCTGTGCTCGGACCGCGCGCGCCAGATCACCGGCGTGGCCCTGCCGGTCGAGGGCGGGGTGACCAGCGGCGATCCGGTCAACCACCTCAGCGACATCCTCGAGGCGCGGGCACGCATCCTCGGCGCGTGAGCCCTGCGCGGCTCAGCCGCCGGGCATGATCGGGGCGATGGCGAGTTGCTCGATCAGCGGCGCGACCTCCTTGCCCGTCATTTCGGGGTGGTCCTGAAGCCACCAGGCCAGCACTTCCAGCACCGAGGCGACGCCGAAGACCACCGCGAGGTCCTTGGGGACCTTGCCCGTCGGGCTGGTCAGCTCCTGTGCCAGCTTGCGTGCCTGCGCGAGCATCTCGGTACGCACCATGGCCGCTGCGCCGCCGGTCAGCAGCGTCGTCCACAAGCTGCGATGCCCTTCGATGAACGCGCATAGCGCCAGCGTCGAGCCCTTGCGGTCGGCGTTCAGGAGGAGCCCGGCGGCATGCGCGATGAGGTCCGCGATCTCGCTTGCCGCGACGTGCGAGAGCAGCGCGTCCTTGTCGGTATAGTGGCGAAAGAAGGTGGCGTAGCCGATCCCCGCCTCCTTGCAGAGTGCGCGGACCGTCACGTCCTCGAAGCGCTCGTCCTCGAGCAGCGTCAGCATCGCCGTGCGCAGCGAGGCGAGGGTCTTGCGGGCGCGGGCGTCGCGCGGTCTTGACGGTGCGGCTTCGCTCATTTTATGATACACACTATCTTGAAAAAATGCGTCGGATATCGACCGGGAGAGAGGCGAAGATGCTCATGGATGCGGTGCAGAATCAATCGCAGGGGCCACTTGATCAACGCAAATCGGCGCGCATTGCCGCGCGCGGCCTGCACATCGATCCCGAGGTGCGGCGCATCGCGACACTTGACGAGTCGCGCGCACTGATGCGCAACGGGGCGATCCTGCAGGGCGGGCCGGGCTCGGACGAAGTCGAC
This sequence is a window from Novosphingobium aureum. Protein-coding genes within it:
- a CDS encoding CaiB/BaiF CoA transferase family protein, with amino-acid sequence MSARNRGGPLAGIRVLAIAKVWAGPYAAKLLAQLGAEVIKVESMTALDEMRAYGGVDIEHAPYFLSQNTEALSVRVNLKSADGIAQLRRMIAVSDVVLDNLRPGALDKLGLSFAEMQAIRPDVIHVSIKMYGCEGPLGYQTGYAPSFAAIGGLTGLVGHEGAVPRGMNIRYGDTTAGAAAALGAIAALHHREATGEGQQVDLSAVEAISGLVGDSLFACGLTGEMPRHAGNAHAELAPHGFYPASECGWIAIACEGDAQWQALARTLGGDLSADPRFATHAARLANRSELDTAIARASAAHDAATLAETLRAAGLCAARANSTLDLMAEDRFWSDGTYRMVTCGNGDMRPVIGPSWRIEPDEAELTRGAPLLGEHDDYVYRELLGMDQADFERLRENGAIG
- a CDS encoding CaiB/BaiF CoA transferase family protein; this encodes MTALSGLTVIETAERVCGEWTGRLLADFGAQVIKVERPGGSPTRRFGPHVAGESTLFAYCNTGKKSVVLDLASDAGRSALQALLARADALIDDRDTAGAAALGLDPETLRGAHPGLVHCHIAPLGADTPPEWAHAKPIAIAATGGWAWHTPSESRPQDPPLMGAGRFMPDYDTGLDAAIATAAALLRKRRCADPASAGQSIAISEVAVQLSRADVVMGRVLAGDDEPGHSRRRYDMGGPGDVFACADGHVHLVMMTRAHWAGLRSLMDEPAWCAEFPDDWLEFHCTPERVARFREAFRAWIAGQQRNPVSEQAQKLGVPLVPVNTARDLFENAQYRHRGYFQSLTDPTLGTQLYPGVPYRMTASPVRLSRAAPAPDADRGEIIPGVMPEVTP
- a CDS encoding aromatic ring-hydroxylating oxygenase subunit alpha; translation: MNVETGKLEPGAARHPAESTQEIIARDRNAAPAWARDESYRYLGSEDVSKERYTSADFAKGEFDRLWPRTWQMACREDHIPEIGDYYVYDIGPYSFIVVRSDEDEIKAHYNACLHRGTKLKPSASEGYSPSIKCPFHGWSWNLDGSLAEIPENWDFAHLDDRKMCLPQARVERLGGFVWVNMDPQAPSLADYLGETALSHLKAWKLEDRYIYLHVQKSYPANWKLTMEAFMEAYHVGDTHPQVAPANGDVNSQYDVYDAHVDRFISTLGVVSPKLRDRYSEADIIENFTLGDSSALGGSRPELKEGERARQVMADMFRAMFERASDTDLSHVSDTELLDTYSYTFFPNLFLFPGISLPMIYRFRPDARDHRRTIYEVMFMRPKPRSGSFETAPVQVLEDRQSFAEAEGMDPGFGRILDQDTDNLFAQQEGLEASAKSGITLANYQEIRIRHFEMTVDSYMAGAPFSAKLEDLQR
- a CDS encoding metal-dependent hydrolase family protein: MNRTRIANALVFDGTGSAPRPGDIAIEGNRIVATGALEPQAGEHVIDAAGRFAMPGMVEGHAHLSFENVTATEDLIKPSPEAQVFTAARGAKALIEAGFTSAYGASEAKLRLAVAVRDEVNAGRLPGPRIRAGGLEISVTGSIGDEAREHDPRIGPSSIVDGAEAMRRMVRLHCREGVDNIKLDVSGDPFYPGTPGHTTPMTFEEVRVAVETAHAYGRRINAHTRSIEGSKHCLRAGVDALFHCEYADEELFDMMEEAKDRMFIVPTVGLFHQIMAGEAAAHGLSAEVGGYMNIPELLENSCRTHTELRKRGIRHLIGGDYGFGWSPQGTQARDIEFFIDYYGYSPEEALVCATANGGLAMMGDGSLGTLAPGKLADLILVDGNPLEDPRVLAGPANIALVIKDGAVCKDALPSADDTLAGTGAARKPAPAGI
- a CDS encoding 2Fe-2S iron-sulfur cluster-binding protein, translating into MGAISITMIDGEGREVTIADASEGESLMEAARRNGVSGIIAECGGACSCATCHVYVDPDWFDVVGEPDEVEEDMLDMVDDIRRPTSRLSCQIALTRALDGLSVEVAPEL
- a CDS encoding cytochrome P450, whose amino-acid sequence is MDLAASADQAAEQRRLIEEKTLLDPVVHKQPRRFYAAMRQLDPVHYDKALDMYLVSRWEDIQTIQRDPLTFSVNKGYHTQQAKGFAEEFQQILREQGGGYFPDAIMSDPPYHTRVRKLMESAFTGHRVKELEPRIEKVVEDLVDEILAKAGEGEGDGVRGTMDAVTDFAQPLTIRIICEQLGLDWSIKEKIARWSTAVTAQIGRMQDREEMLGHAAQICELQQYLIARMREREADPREDMISDIVHAKEGEGEGSVLTFEEAVSLIRALLIAGNETTATALSNLVFILATEPEVAAKLKAAVDDDRLMNRFVEELLRIEPPVRGLSRMTTREVELGGKVLPEGSHLLLMYASANDEPEIFENPRQFDMERKNIMKHVSFGGGVHKCVGLALARMEIKVAARAIVRRMDDFRLEIAEEDIRFLPTVATRSMESLPVSFRKRA
- a CDS encoding SDR family NAD(P)-dependent oxidoreductase translates to MAGELAGKVAVVTGGSGGIGKASAQLFAAEGAQVVVADVDEAAGEALARELGGDALFCRTDVSSREDVERLVATALGRFGRLDVMFNNAGIACAAFPDFLDDTLEDFERVVGVNLFGPMIGTQLAARAMRDKGIAGVILNNASIAGILAGQAMMTYRATKAGLVHFSKSAAIDLARHGIRVNCLVPGHIRTPLSSFEDGSAPDTARALTSAIDAIYLSNQPLKRRGVPQDVAQAALFLCSDRARQITGVALPVEGGVTSGDPVNHLSDILEARARILGA
- a CDS encoding TetR/AcrR family transcriptional regulator — its product is MSEAAPSRPRDARARKTLASLRTAMLTLLEDERFEDVTVRALCKEAGIGYATFFRHYTDKDALLSHVAASEIADLIAHAAGLLLNADRKGSTLALCAFIEGHRSLWTTLLTGGAAAMVRTEMLAQARKLAQELTSPTGKVPKDLAVVFGVASVLEVLAWWLQDHPEMTGKEVAPLIEQLAIAPIMPGG